From one Ooceraea biroi isolate clonal line C1 chromosome 7, Obir_v5.4, whole genome shotgun sequence genomic stretch:
- the LOC105282400 gene encoding ran-binding protein 9, producing the protein MTMMAATSDERSVMEPGRTNSGQSQPVDRLKLLYPMVNEEETPLPRSWSPKDKYNYIGLSQNNLRVHYKGYGKTHKDAASVRTTHSIPAACGLYYFEVKIVSKGRDGYMGIGLSAHGVNVNRLPGWDKHSYGYHGDDGHSFCSSGTGQPYGPTFTTGDVIGCGVNLVDNTAFYTKNGHHLGIAFTDLPPNLYPTVGLQTPGEVVDANFGQLPFVFDIGDMINELRVRTRVQIINYPTPDHGQGQWQAILHKMVSTYLVHHGYCATAEAFANSTGQVFEEDYNSIKNRQRILKLVLAGRMGEAIDLTNRLYPGLLERDPNLLFALKCRQFVEMVNGSDSEVCQSGNPNQTSVIQSTKAYAKSSATGNVEEMNISNAMNGTSGPQFVNGQIEDDVEMEESSVVNGIKNSNGYQNGNLGSNGYKCQNGEDVDMEIDKSANQSQQQSVTTTDSATSKSNKKQLCGGNKQAIEKMLDFGRQLYSQSIHLRQQHGKNESNKKMLQDAFSLLAYSNPWNSPVGWQLNPQERETVCARLNSAILESSNLARRPPLEVAASHARELVHLMSTAGLGACGFAVVDNIIQY; encoded by the exons ATGACAATGATGGCCGCCACCAGCGATGAACGTAGTGTTATGGAGCCTGGGAGGACGAATTCGGGGCAGAGTCAGCCCGTGGATCGACTGAAGCTGCTCTATCCGATGGTGAACGAAGAGGAGACGCCGCTGCCGCGCTCCTGGAGCCCGAAGGACAAGTACAACTACATAGGCCTGTCGCAAAACAACCTTCGCGTTCACTACAAAG GTTACGGAAAAACTCACAAAGACGCTGCCAGTGTTCGCACAACGCACTCGATACCGGCCGCCTGCGGTTTGTACTACTTTGAGGTGAAAATTGTTAGCAAAGGACGTGACGGATATATGGGTATCGGCCTTTCGGCGCACGGCGTCAACGTAAATAGACTTCCTGGTTGGGACAAGCACTCATATGGCTATCATGGTGATGACGGTCATAGTTTTTGCTCAAGTGGTACTGGGCAGCCATACGGACCAACCTTCACCACTGGCGACGTAATCGGCTGCGGTGTAAATCTCGTGGACAATACCGCCTTCTACACGAAGAATGGTCACCATTTGGGTATTGCTTTCACGGATTTGCCA CCCAATCTTTATCCGACAGTTGGTCTTCAAACTCCAGGCGAGGTAGTGGATGCTAACTTTGGACAGTTGCCGTTTGTCTTCGACATTGGGGACATGATCAACGAGCTGCGCGTACGAACAAGAGTACAGATCATAAACTATCCGACGCCGGACCATGGCCAGGGCCAGTGGCAAGCAATTCTTCACAA AATGGTATCCACGTATCTCGTCCATCATGGATACTGTGCCACCGCCGAGGCGTTCGCTAACAGTACAGGTCAGGTGTTTGAGGAAGATTACAACTCCATCAAGAATCGACAGA GGATTCTAAAGCTGGTATTAGCCGGTCGCATGGGCGAGGCGATAGATTTGACTAATCGATTATATCCCGGACTTCTCGAGAGAGATCCGAACTTACTGTTCGCGCTCAAGTGCCGGCAATTCGTGGAAATGGTGAACGGCAGCGACTCAGAGGTCTGTCAGAGCGGCAATCCCAATCAGACCAGTGTGATACAATCGACCAAAGCGTATGCGAAGTCCTCGGCGACTGGTAACGTGGAAGAGATGAATATCAGTAACGCGATGAACGGCACCAGCGGCCCACAGTTCGTCAATGGTCAGATAGAGGATGACGTAGAGATGGAGGAGAGCAGCGTCGTGAACGGTATCAAGAACAGTAACGGGTATCAGAATGGTAATCTGGGCTCGAATGGGTACAAGTGTCAAAATGGGGAGGATGTAGATATGG AAATCGACAAAAGTGCCAATCAAAGTCAGCAGCAGAGCGTCACTACTACCGATAGTGCAACAAGTAAAAGTAACAAAAAGCAATTATGTGGTGGCAACAAGCAGGCGATTGAGAAAATGCTGGACTTCGGGAGGCAATTGTATTCCCAGTCGATACACCTGAGGCAGCAGCACGGCAAGAACGAGAGCAATAAGAAAATGCTGCAGGACGCTTTCAGTCTACTGGCGTATTCCAATCCATGGAATTCACCAGTCGGCTGGCAACTCAATCCTCAGGAAAGGGAAACAGTTTGCGCAAGGCTGAATTCTGCTATTCTTG AGTCCAGTAATTTAGCTCGTCGGCCACCGCTAGAAGTCGCGGCTTCTCACGCGAGGGAGCTCGTTCATTTGATGTCAACCGCCGGCCTAGGGGCCTGCGGATTTGCAGTAGTAGATAATATTATCCAATATTGA
- the LOC105282399 gene encoding RNA transcription, translation and transport factor protein, whose amino-acid sequence MFERKLKALGYLEWDKVNGNNTQHFRKVIIWLEDQKIRHYTIEDRKQLRNITSPEWPKAFEKYCHDVECPIKSEEGKNEADQLEWFVGYAIWLDFGDDCQKYQQVTGSKAKPKNEVKIPSIKSTNPLDNLDFDSNDFKTGVSLIAKVLNVPKHSDHLVTLQACSKLVCNKLSADAPKQHNNVTSTKGKPLTAMTVESSFNMGDIMLDNAAKGLSLLYIQDLRNLQTKINETIVAVQNITANPKTDTKLGKVGK is encoded by the exons ATgtttgaaagaaaattgaagGCACTTGGTTACTTGGAATGGGACAAAGTTAATGGAAATA ATACTCAACACTTCAGAAAAGTGATTATATGGTTGGAGGATCAGAAGATACGTCATTATACTATAGAAGATCGTAAACAGTTAAGAAATATTACTTCGCCAGAGTGGCCAAAAGCTTTCGAGAAATATTGTCATGACGTTGAATGTCCGATAAAGAGTGAAGAAGGCAAGAATGAAGCTGATCAATTAGAATGGTTCGTTGGATATGCTATTTGGCTCGATTTTGGTGATGATT gTCAAAAGTATCAACAAGTCACAGGAAGCAAAGCAAAGCCTAAGAACGAAGTAAAAATACCTAGCATCAAATCTACAAACCCTCTAGACAATTTAGATT TTGATAGTAATGATTTCAAGACTGGAGTTAGCTTGATAGCAAAAGTACTGAATGTACCAAAACATTCTGATCATCTCGTAACACTGCAGGCCTGTAGCAAGCTTGTGTGTAACAAATTAAGTGCGGACGCACCTAAGCAACATAATAATGTTACGAGTACCAAGGGCAAACCGTTGACGGCAATGACTGTAGAATCCAGTTTCAACATGGGCGACATAATGTTGGACAATGCCGCCAAAGGTCTCTCTTTATTGTACATTCAGGATCTCAGGAATCTCCAGACGAAGATTAACGAGACGATAGTCGCCGTGCAAAATATCACGGCTAATCCAAAAACGGACACCAAGTTGGGAAAAGTCGGTAAATGA
- the LOC105282398 gene encoding AN1-type zinc finger protein 2A, whose translation MEFPNLGEHCSESMCNRLDFLPLKCDACKGIFCTDHITYTSHSCSSAHKKDVQVPVCPLCNVPISMKRGDPPDLAVGLHMDNDCKESRRKIFSNKCSSKGCKVKEMVPVKCSECSANFCLKHRHPTDHACIGAEEALRLRRLEALNKRAQTTITQNNSNSNSHSFRSLQGTMSEDEALARALQASLEDEERNRRVLQPVPSENRDWCRLS comes from the coding sequence ATGGAATTTCCAAATTTGGGAGAACATTGCTCTGAGAGCATGTGTAACCGCTTAGATTTTCTACCTTTAAAATGTGACGCCTGCAAGGGAATCTTTTGCACGGATCATATAACGTACACAAGTCACAGTTGCTCCAGTGCGCACAAGAAGGATGTACAGGTGCCTGTATGTCCACTGTGTAATGTTCCTATATCGATGAAACGTGGTGATCCACCTGACCTGGCCGTGGGATTGCACATGGATAATGACTGCAAGGAAAGTCGTAGGAAAATTTTCTCCAATAAATGTTCCTCCAAGGGATGTAAAGTCAAGGAGATGGTGCCAGTGAAGTGTAGCGAGTGCAGCGCCAATTTCTGCTTAAAACATAGGCATCCCACCGATCACGCCTGCATCGGAGCAGAAGAGGCATTGAGACTGCGTAGATTGGAAGCACTAAATAAAAGAGCTCAAACGACAATAACGCAGAATAACAGTAACAGCAACTCGCATTCATTCCGAAGCCTTCAAGGAACAATGAGCGAAGATGAGGCGTTAGCCAGGGCCCTCCAGGCTTCCTTAgaagacgaagagagaaacagacgAGTATTACAACCAGTGCCTTCTGAAAACCGAGATTGGTGTAGACTttcgtaa
- the LOC105282397 gene encoding tetratricopeptide repeat protein 30A: MSTFIENVYIKDGEYTKTIYSMIKEQRYTETIKVLLNLLDSYPNSRPCLSLLAHCYFYTQDFMAASQCYEKLVQLCPEETVYKLYYAQSLHQACMYPEAWTVCSSIINQSNLEYKVKKLQAAIKYGQEDMVAAKNLVDQCPADDVDTEINLGCLLYKEEQYEQALKKFSNALQIAGFKPHLSYNVALCYFKLKEYAASLKHIATIIEHGIREHPELSVGMTTEGIEVRSVGNTLTLHETALTEAFNLKAAIEYQLQNYDAAKEALTDMPPRSEEELDAVTLHNQALINMGTKPSEGFEKLQFLLQQNPFPPETFANLLLLYCKYQYYDLAADVLAENVHLTYKYLTPYLYDFLDALITQQTSPEEAYRKFDDLVNKHTEALRKATKQVQEARLNHDDNAVKKAVNDYEEALDRYVPVLMAQAKIYWDLENYAQVEKIFKKSVEFCNEHDVWKLNVAHTLFMQENKFKDATRFYEPIVKKKYDNILDVSAIVLANLCVSYIMTSQNAEAEELMKKIEKEEEAVSFEDQDKKLFHLCIVNLVIGTLYCSKGNYEFGISRVMKSLEPYNKKLGTDTWFYTKRCFLSLLEQLAKQMVVLQDTTLQECIQFLEHCEVYGKDIMTVIDQPFDVQDMLNVSPQGKRTVVYEARYLKALFLKLQMSY; this comes from the exons ATGTCTACGTTCATAGaaaatgtgtatataaaaGATGGAGAGTATACTAAAACGATATACAGTATGATAAAGGAACAGCGATACACCGAAACTATTAAAGTCTTGCTGAACCTTTTAGATTCTTATCCTAAC TCCAGGCCTTGCTTGTCTCTCCTCGCCCATTGTTACTTTTATACGCAAGATTTTATGGCTGCGTCTCAGTGTTATGAGAAACTGGTTCAACTGTGCCCAGAGGAGACCGTATACAAGCTTTATTATGCCCAGTCGCTGCATCAGGCTTGCATGTATCCGGAGGCATGGACAGTCTGCTCGAGCATCATCAATCAGAGTAATTTAGAGTACAAGGTAAAAAAGTTACAGGCAGCTATAAAGTATGGCCAAGAGGATATGGTCGCAGCGAAGAATCTTGTCGATCAGTGTCCGGCTGATGACGTTGACACGGAAATCAATTTGGGGTGTCTCTTGTACAAG GAGGAGCAGTATGAGCAGGCACTCaagaaattttcgaatgcgttaCAAATTGCGGGATTCAAGCCGCATTTATCATACAACGTCGCGCTTTGTTATTTTAAACTGAAGGAATATGCAGCGTCACTGAAACATATcg CAACTATTATCGAGCACGGTATAAGAGAGCATCCGGAGTTAAGCGTGGGCATGACAACTGAGGGTATCGAAGTTAGAAGCGTCGGGAATACGTTAACTCTGCACGAGACAGCTTTAACAGAGGCGTTCAACCTGAAGGCTGCCATAGAGTACCAATTGCAAAACT ATGATGCAGCGAAAGAGGCGTTGACGGACATGCCACCACGCTCCGAAGAGGAACTGGACGCTGTCACGTTGCACAACCAGGCGTTGATAAATATGGGCACGAAACCGAGCGAAGGATTCGAGAAGTTGCAGTTTCTGCTGCAGCAGAATCCATTTCCACCCGAGACTTTTGCCAATTTGTTACTTCTCTATTGTAAATATCAGTATTACGACTTGGCTGCTGATGTCCTAGCTGAGAACGTACACCTAACTTACAAGTACTTAACGCCA taCTTGTACGATTTTTTGGACGCGTTAATAACGCAGCAAACTTCGCCGGAGGAGGCGTATCGTAAATTCGACGATCTCGTTAATAAACATACAGAGGCATTGCGCAAAGCGACTAAACAAGTGCAGGAAGCAAGACTGAATCACGATGACAATGCCGTGAAGAAGGCGGTAAATGATTACGAGGAGGCGCTCGACAGATATGTACCCGTTCTAATGGCGCAAGCGAAAATTTATTGGGATCTAGAAAATTATGCCCAGGTGGAGAAGATTTTCAAGAAGAGCGTCGAGTTTTGCAACGAGCACGACGTGTGGAAATTAAATGTAGCGCACACTCTTTTCATGCAGGAGAACAAGTTCAAGGACGCGACGCGTTTCTACGAGCCAattgttaaaaagaaatatgacaAT ATCTTGGATGTAAGTGCGATAGTTCTCGCGAACTTGTGCGTCAGCTACATCATGACCTCGCAAAACGCGGAGGCCGAGGAGCTAATGAAGAAGAtcgagaaggaggaagaggcgGTGTCGTTTGAGGATCAGGACAAGAAACTCTTTCACTTGTGCATCGTAAACTTGGTAATTGGAACGTTGTACTGCTCCAAGGGCAATTACGAGTTTGGCATATCTCGAGTAATGAAGAGCTTGGAGCCGTACAACAAGAAACTCGGCACGGACACCTGGTTCTACACCAAGAGATGCTTTTTATCGCTCCTGGAGCAATTGGCGAAACAGATGGTCGTCTTGCAAGATACCACGCTGCAGGAATGCATTCAATTCTTGGAGCATTGTGAAG TTTACGGTAAAGACATAATGACAGTGATCGATCAGCCGTTCGATGTACAGGATATGCTGAACGTTTCTCCCCAAGGCAAACGGACAGTAGTTTACGAAGCGCGATACCTCAAAgcattatttttgaaattacaaATGTCTTACTAA
- the LOC105282396 gene encoding nucleolar protein of 40 kDa isoform X2, translating into MRKARQHDKVRIESDIPWRDCIRAKLWSFYQNTGYLATRFNTSDTEILQKGERVWCKVISVAEDGKIGLSMKHVDQGNGTDLDPNGVELQRDIQRRKNPGVTQRKAIQLEAVLNTTCIKCGTKGHLSKDCFMSPDGKTYDLIPEIEEPSVPEPAYENKEKKTQKKHKLKKLKKKKSKKSKQTTEDDSDSEDKERSKRKKKSSKERKKHKKKHSSSSSDSSDSSSSSHDVKAHKRKHSDDYETRTKKCKHSKTKHPD; encoded by the exons ATGAGAAAAGCGAGACAGCATGACAAAGTGCGAATTGAATCAGATATTCCTTGGCGAGATTGCATCCGTGCAAAATTATGGAGCTTTTATCAGAATACCGGGTACCTCGCAACAAGGTTTAATACATCGGACACAG AGATTTTGCAAAAGGGTGAGCGCGTCTGGTGTAAGGTGATCTCTGTGGCGGAGGACGGCAAGATAGGGCTGTCCATGAAACATGTCGATCAAGGAAATGGTACGGACTTGGACCCCAATGGCGTAGAGTTACAAAGAGACATACAACGGAGAAAGAATCCAGGTGTGACTCAGCGTAAAGCCATACAGCTGGAGGCAGTACTAAACACCACGTGCATAAAATGCGGGACCAAGGGGCACCTGTCGAAGGACTGTTTCATGTCCCCCGACGGAAAGACGTACGACCTGATTCCAGAGATCGAGGAGCCGAGCGTTCCGGAACCAGCCTACgagaataaagagaaaaagacgCAAAAGaaacacaaattaaaaaaattgaaaaagaaaaagtcgaAGAAGAGTAAGCAGACTACGGAGGATGACAGCGACTCGGAGGACAAAGAGAGaagcaagagaaagaagaagtcCTCCAAGGAGCGCAAGAAGCACAAGAAGAAACACAGCAGCAGTTCCAGTGACTCTTCTGACAGCTCTTCGTCTAGTCATGACGTGAAAGCTCACAAACGAAAACACTCTGATGACTACGAGACTCGAACAAAAAAATGCAAGCACTCTAAAACCAAACATCCAGACTGA
- the LOC105282396 gene encoding nucleolar protein of 40 kDa isoform X1 codes for MTKCELNQIFLGEIASVQNYGAFIRIPGTSQQGLIHRTQVSAAHVDNVAEILQKGERVWCKVISVAEDGKIGLSMKHVDQGNGTDLDPNGVELQRDIQRRKNPGVTQRKAIQLEAVLNTTCIKCGTKGHLSKDCFMSPDGKTYDLIPEIEEPSVPEPAYENKEKKTQKKHKLKKLKKKKSKKSKQTTEDDSDSEDKERSKRKKKSSKERKKHKKKHSSSSSDSSDSSSSSHDVKAHKRKHSDDYETRTKKCKHSKTKHPD; via the exons ATGACAAAGTGCGAATTGAATCAGATATTCCTTGGCGAGATTGCATCCGTGCAAAATTATGGAGCTTTTATCAGAATACCGGGTACCTCGCAACAAGGTTTAATACATCGGACACAG GTAAGCGCGGCTCATGTCGACAATGTTGCAGAGATTTTGCAAAAGGGTGAGCGCGTCTGGTGTAAGGTGATCTCTGTGGCGGAGGACGGCAAGATAGGGCTGTCCATGAAACATGTCGATCAAGGAAATGGTACGGACTTGGACCCCAATGGCGTAGAGTTACAAAGAGACATACAACGGAGAAAGAATCCAGGTGTGACTCAGCGTAAAGCCATACAGCTGGAGGCAGTACTAAACACCACGTGCATAAAATGCGGGACCAAGGGGCACCTGTCGAAGGACTGTTTCATGTCCCCCGACGGAAAGACGTACGACCTGATTCCAGAGATCGAGGAGCCGAGCGTTCCGGAACCAGCCTACgagaataaagagaaaaagacgCAAAAGaaacacaaattaaaaaaattgaaaaagaaaaagtcgaAGAAGAGTAAGCAGACTACGGAGGATGACAGCGACTCGGAGGACAAAGAGAGaagcaagagaaagaagaagtcCTCCAAGGAGCGCAAGAAGCACAAGAAGAAACACAGCAGCAGTTCCAGTGACTCTTCTGACAGCTCTTCGTCTAGTCATGACGTGAAAGCTCACAAACGAAAACACTCTGATGACTACGAGACTCGAACAAAAAAATGCAAGCACTCTAAAACCAAACATCCAGACTGA
- the LOC105282391 gene encoding uncharacterized protein LOC105282391: MDDLEQQCEDALFEACDARERYPLQCVKELETCIKLTNEICMTKVFTKLVNNLDVPSFTNEYSTLNQEFSEANKLLKMQEHKLQVMINKIENLTAVVDQIKRDKLSEIKKLLWE, from the exons ATGG ATGATCTTGAGCAACAGTGTGAAGATGCACTGTTTGAAGCTTGCGACGCTCGAGAGAGATATCCACTGCAATGTGTGAAGGAACTTGAGACATGCATCAAACTCACTAACGAGATATGT atgaCAAAAGTTTTCACAAAACTGGTAAACAATCTGGATGTGCCATCCTTCACAAACGAATATTCTACATTGAACCAAGAGTTCTCTGAAGCGAATAAACTACTAAAGATGCAAgaacataaattgcaagtaatgaTTAACAAGATTGAAAACTTGACGGCTGTTGTGGAtcaaattaaaagagataagttgagtgaaataaaaaaactctTATGGGAGTAA